One genomic region from Drosophila busckii strain San Diego stock center, stock number 13000-0081.31 chromosome 3R, ASM1175060v1, whole genome shotgun sequence encodes:
- the LOC108602351 gene encoding DNA-directed RNA polymerase I subunit RPA12: MEIFNNRPGFCPSCGSLLPPLAVKGNVICYNCKQEFLPDVYSGESSEFTIHFNTYDPNKLLKKSHGESEDAEADGPVVERKCPKCGHEKMSYATLQLRSADEGQTVFFTCLKCKYKESENS; this comes from the exons atggaaatatttaataatcgCCCGGGTTTTTGTCCATCTTGTGGATCGCTTTTGCCGCCACTAGCTGTAAAAGGCAATGTCATCTGCTATAACTGCAAGCAAGAGTTTCTGCCTGATG TTTATAGCGGCGAGAGTTCAGAGTTTACAATACACTTTAACACCTATGATCCCAACAAGTTGCTGAAGAAGAGCCATGGCGAGTCGGAAGACGCAGAAGCCGATGGTCCCGTTGTAGAACGCAAATGTCCCAAGTGCGGTCACGAGAAAATGTCCTATGCCACCTTACAGCTACGCTCGGCAGATGAAGGACAGACTGTATTTTTTACCTGTCTAAAATGCAA ATATAAAGAATCTGAGAATTCGTAA